Within Micromonospora parathelypteridis, the genomic segment CACTGTTGGTCGCCGACGCTCCCTGCACGGTCTGCTGGTAGAGCGGCAGGAAGTTCATCGCGCCGAACATCGCGAAGCCGAGCAGGAAGCCGATCACCGAGATCAGCGCGAAGTTGCGGTTGGCGAAGAGCGCCAACGGGAGGATCGGCTCCTGGACGCGACGCTCCACCAGGCCGAAGGCCACCAGCGCGAGCACACCCAGCACGGCCAGGCCGAGGATCTGCGGCGACGTCCAGTCGTACTCGTTGCCACCCCAGGTGGTGATGAGCACGATCGCGGTGATGCCGACCGAGAGCAGCCCGGCGCCGAGCCAGTCGATCCGGTGCTCGGTGCGGTACTTCGGCAGGTGCATGGTGGTGATCAGCACGAGCAGCGCGACCCCACCCAGCGGCAGGTTCACGTAGAACGCCCAGCGCCAGGAGAGGTGATCGGTGATGAAGCCACCGGCCAGCGGGCCGGCGACCATGGCGATGGCCATGATGCCGGCGATCATGCCCTGGTAGCGCCCACGCTCGCGGGGCGGGACCAGGTCACCGATGATCGCCATCACGCCGACCATGAGCCCACCGGCACCGAGGCCCTGCACGGCCCGGAAGGCGATGAGCTGAACCATGCCGTCCTGCGGGCCGCCGAGCATCCCGGAGCCGGCCATGCCACAGAGGGCCGAGCCGACGATGAAGACGACGACCGAGGTCAGGAAGACCGACTTGCGGCCGTAGAGGTCACCGAGCTTGCCCCAGATCGGGGTGGAGACGGTGGTGCCCAGGACGTACGCGGTAACCACCCAGGTGAAGTGGTTGAGGCCGCCGAACTCGCCGACGATCCGCGGTAGCGCGGTGCTGACGATCATGTTGTCGAGCATCGCGAGCATCATCGCGATCATCAGCCCGAACAGCACGACCCGTATGTTGTTGGGTCGTACGCCGGTCTGGGTTGCCTGAGTCATGGGTAAGCTCCCCCCGAGAATTGCCACACTTACTTGCCGCCCGGCTAGTCACCTTACTAGCCGCACGGTAAGTTGGGTAACAAGCGACGGTCAAGCCAATTGGGGGGCGTGCGTGAGGGAGAGCACAGGCGGGACGCGGGAGCGGATCAAGACCGTCGCGCTCGAACTCTTCACCGAGCAGGGGTACGAGAAGACCTCGCTTCGGGAGATCGCCGAACGCCTCAATGTCACCAAGGCCGCGCTCTACTA encodes:
- a CDS encoding MDR family MFS transporter; the protein is MTQATQTGVRPNNIRVVLFGLMIAMMLAMLDNMIVSTALPRIVGEFGGLNHFTWVVTAYVLGTTVSTPIWGKLGDLYGRKSVFLTSVVVFIVGSALCGMAGSGMLGGPQDGMVQLIAFRAVQGLGAGGLMVGVMAIIGDLVPPRERGRYQGMIAGIMAIAMVAGPLAGGFITDHLSWRWAFYVNLPLGGVALLVLITTMHLPKYRTEHRIDWLGAGLLSVGITAIVLITTWGGNEYDWTSPQILGLAVLGVLALVAFGLVERRVQEPILPLALFANRNFALISVIGFLLGFAMFGAMNFLPLYQQTVQGASATNSGLLLLPLMFGMLVVSLVIGRAITKNGKYRAYPIIGGVVMTAGMALLSMLDTDTSKVMSSLYMVVLGVGMGFLMQTSMLIAQNSVEQKDLGAASGAATFFRSIGGSFGISLFGAIFANRLASSEGGRAFGGESGGAGMDLAKLKELPAQARELVLGGLSDAISHVFLWAVVFTIAIPVLAWFIKEIPLRTANEAPPQATPEEEAEIALGKASVA